The following are encoded together in the Candidatus Tanganyikabacteria bacterium genome:
- a CDS encoding DUF2442 domain-containing protein: protein MARIGKWEVSDEELATEYQAAVEAGKRTRKHPLAIVKAEYLADQDALYLVLKSGVAVEIPVAKIDELKGAPASQKTAVKVSPLRDTLMWEALDIYISARGLLADLCGLVDPAEQARRAGSVTSEAKRAAVRENGKKGGRPKKAV, encoded by the coding sequence ATGGCTAGAATCGGGAAGTGGGAAGTCAGCGATGAGGAGCTTGCGACCGAATACCAGGCGGCCGTCGAAGCGGGAAAGCGGACGCGCAAGCACCCACTCGCGATAGTCAAAGCCGAGTACCTTGCCGACCAGGACGCGTTGTATCTCGTTCTCAAGAGCGGTGTTGCCGTCGAGATTCCAGTTGCCAAGATCGACGAGCTGAAGGGCGCGCCCGCCTCGCAAAAGACGGCGGTCAAGGTGTCGCCATTGCGGGATACGCTGATGTGGGAGGCCCTGGACATCTACATTTCAGCGCGGGGGTTGCTGGCGGATCTCTGCGGTCTCGTCGATCCTGCCGAACAGGCGCGCCGTGCTGGCTCGGTCACCTCGGAGGCAAAGCGCGCCGCGGTCAGGGAGAACGGCAAAAAGGGCGGTAGGCCCAAGAAGGCCGTATAG
- a CDS encoding DUF4160 domain-containing protein: protein MGSWLVQGFKIVVRSREDARHVPHVHVFKAEHSAVIALGGPSQRPRALEADMWPRDLIAAIDAVASIQAEALAEWRRIHG from the coding sequence GTGGGAAGCTGGCTAGTCCAGGGATTCAAGATCGTTGTTCGAAGCCGGGAGGACGCCCGTCATGTGCCCCATGTCCACGTCTTCAAGGCGGAGCATTCTGCTGTGATCGCTCTGGGTGGGCCGAGCCAGCGGCCCCGGGCTCTCGAAGCCGATATGTGGCCTCGTGATCTTATCGCAGCAATCGATGCGGTCGCCTCGATACAGGCCGAGGCCCTTGCTGAGTGGAGGCGGATTCATGGCTAG
- a CDS encoding HEPN domain-containing protein, with amino-acid sequence MSPDKGPERVPEEWLRSARSDLALASIALPDEVMLEALSFHAQQAAEKALKAVLVKVGVAFPFTHDLAVLVGLVSETVEGWDAALDEVATLTDYAVLTRYLGAEEPVTEDELAAAIVLAERVVAWAERTMKRHAG; translated from the coding sequence ATGTCGCCTGACAAGGGGCCAGAGCGGGTTCCGGAGGAATGGCTGCGGAGTGCCCGGAGCGACCTCGCGCTTGCTTCGATAGCGCTACCCGACGAGGTCATGCTGGAAGCGCTCTCCTTCCATGCGCAGCAGGCAGCCGAAAAGGCTCTCAAGGCCGTCCTCGTGAAGGTAGGCGTTGCTTTCCCGTTCACTCACGACCTCGCCGTCTTGGTTGGACTAGTCTCGGAGACGGTCGAAGGATGGGACGCCGCGCTCGACGAGGTAGCCACATTGACGGACTATGCCGTCCTTACGCGGTACCTGGGCGCCGAGGAGCCGGTGACGGAGGACGAGCTCGCGGCAGCTATCGTACTGGCAGAGCGAGTCGTTGCGTGGGCCGAGCGCACGATGAAGCGTCATGCAGGCTAA
- a CDS encoding nucleotidyltransferase domain-containing protein yields the protein MDPDPTVISDLVRRIRQVASPRRIILFGSAARGTMHPNSDLDVLVVVPEGVHRRRTAQGIYRNLIGLGVPVDVVVATERDLERFGAVDSMVYSPALREGKLIYVA from the coding sequence ATGGATCCCGACCCGACGGTTATCTCGGATCTCGTCCGTCGAATCCGCCAAGTTGCTTCCCCCCGGCGGATCATTCTATTCGGGTCAGCGGCTCGGGGCACCATGCACCCGAATAGCGACCTCGATGTCCTCGTCGTCGTGCCCGAGGGCGTGCATCGGAGGCGGACGGCACAGGGAATCTACCGGAACCTGATTGGGCTAGGGGTCCCTGTCGACGTTGTCGTGGCGACGGAGAGGGACCTCGAGCGGTTCGGGGCCGTGGACTCCATGGTTTACTCTCCGGCCCTCAGGGAAGGCAAGCTGATCTATGTCGCCTGA